The region GGGCCGCGCCACCGCCACCGTGGTGGCTAATGGGCGCAACTGGGCCACCACGGTGGTGGGCAGCAGCAATGCCTGGTTCGAGACCGGCAATTGGGAGCTTGCCAGCGGCCGGCTGTTCGCGCCCGATGAGCAGCTCTCGGGTGCGGCCGTGTGCATCATCGGCGAGACGGTGCGGCGCGAACTCTGGGGCGGCAGCGTGGGGCAGACCGGCCTGGGCCAGCAGTTGCGGGTCAAGCATTTCTCCTGCGAGGTGATCGCCATCCTGGCGGCCAAGGGGCAGGGCAGCATGGGGGATCAAGACGACACTGTGCTGCTGCCGCTGCACACGCTGCAGCGGCGGGTCACCGGCAGCCGCAAGGTGGGCGTTTTGCTGGTGTCCATGCAAGACGGCAGTGACAGCGCGCCGCTCAAAGCCAGCCTGCGTCAGCTGCTACGCGAGCGCCGCCACCTGGCCGAGAGCGATGACGACAACTTCAATATCTTCGACACCCAGCAACTCGCCGAAACCTTGTCCAGCACCATGGGCGTGCTGACCAGCTTGCTTGGCGCGGTGGCGGCGGTCAGCCTGCTGGTGGGCGGCATTGGCATCATGAACATCATGCTGGTCAGCGTCACTGAGCGCACCCACGAGATCGGCCTGCGCCTAGCCGTGGGCGCGCTGGAGAGCGAGGTGCTGCTGCAGTTCCTGATCGAGGCGGTGGTGCTGTCGGCTCTGGGCGGCGTGATCGGCATCGTCATTGCCACGGCGGCGTCTTATGCGCTGTCGGGTGTGATGGGCGTGCCCTACACATTCGATCCGGCCATCAATCTGCTGTCCCTGTTGTTCTCCGCGGTGATTGGCGTGGTGTTCGGCTACTTCCCGGCCCGCCGCGCGGCGCGCATGGACCCGATTGAGGCGCTGCGGCATGAGTAGCTGGCACAAGCGTTCGGCCTGGCTAACTAGAAATTTGATGGGGGTTTGAGTCATGCGTCTTCCCGCTGAAAACCACCGCAGCGCCCGCATCGGCTGGCTGCGCGCCGCCGTGCTGGGCGCCAATGACGGCATCGTGTCCACTGCCAGCCTGGTGCTGGGTGTGGCGGCAGCCGGCACCGAGCCGCGATTGATTTTGCTCACCAGCGTCTCGGGCCTGATCGCCGGTGCCATGTCGATGGCGGCGGGGGAGTTCATCTCGGTGCACTCGCAAAAGGACACCGAGCATGCCGACTTGGCACGTGAGCGTGCCGAGCTGGCCCAAGACCCTGCGGGTGAGCAGCGCGAGTTGGCGGACATCTACGTCGGCCGTGGCCTTAGCTTGGCGCTGGCCGATCAAGTCGCCGCGCAGTTGATGGCGCATGACGCGCTGGCGGCCCATGGGCGGGACGAATTGGGCTTGTCTGACACCACGGCCGCGCGGCCTCTTCAGGCGGCCTGGGCTTCAGCGGCCAGCTTTGCGTTGGGTGCCGCCTTGCCGATTGCCGTTGTCGCCGTGACTGTGGTGGCTGCGCCTGCGCAGCTGAGTGTTTGGGTGTCCGCCTCGTCCCTGGCCTTTTTGGCCGGCCTGGGCGCGCTTTCGGCCCAGGCGGGCGGGGCGCCCATCTGGGGCGGCACTTGGCGGGTCGCGTTCTGGGGCGCGGTGGCGATGGCAGTCACCGCGGCGGCCGGCGCCATATTTGGCGCGGTCGCTGGCGTTTGATCGTTGGCGATGGCATTGAAGCGACCATGCCCTTGTGCGGCGCCTGTGCGTTCAGGCGCTGGACTCTGCCTTCATCCCGCCCACCGTCTGCGACAGCAGCAGTTGGTGATCGGCTTGCAGGCCCATGGCTTGCGACAGCGCGTCGCGGTCGAACCAAGCACGAATCACCGTGGCCAGGCCTTCCGAGGCGCAGTAGAGATACACGTTCTGCGCCATCGCACCGGCCATGACGTAGGCATAGGCCTCGCGCTGGGCGGCGGGCACCAGGCCCAGGCGCGAATGGTCGGCCACAAAGACGAGGTCCAGCGGGGCGGTGTCGACAAAATCTTGCTGGCCGGTGACGCGGCGCACATCGCTGGCAACGATCAGGCGCAAATGGTGAGGCAACGGCTCGTAGAGGAACAGGCCCTGCGGCATCGCCACATACAGCAGCACCTCTTGCGAGTTCATCGCGCTGGGCACGGTGCGCCCGCCGAGTTCATGCCGGTTGATGCCGGCCGCGGCCCACAGCAGATCGGAGAGTTGTTGTTCGGCCAGAGGCTCGGGCGCGAACTCGCGCCGCGACTGCCGGCTGGCCAGCGCAGCGATCAAGGGCATGCCGCCGCTCAGCGAGGGCGCAGGCAAGTGCAGCAGGGTGCTGGCACCTTCAAGCGCCGGCAAAGGCTTCAATTGGCCGATCAGGCCGAGGGCCATTTTGGTCAAGCTATTCATCGCATCCGTCCTCAGGCAAGCCGGTCCATATCGTGGACCTCGCGCTCATGGGTGGCTGGGCCGTCCATCACAATGGTGGCGCGGCCGCCCTCATAGTCTGCCACCATGAACTGGCGGTCGGGGATGTGACCATGGGTCGAAGGAAATAGGGCGAACACCGGGGCGCCGGCGCGAATGGCCTTGACGGCCTTGCTCACCGGCACTTCCACCTCGGGCGCGGCCCAGGCGTTTTTCTCGGTGTCCACCGGACCCCAGAGCACGGCGGTGATGCGCCCGCCAGCATCCAGCCTGACCTTGGAAACCGCAAAAGTCTTCTTCATGCCGCCACCGGCGAATAGCCGGCCCGCTTGATCGCATCGCTCAGCTGCCGCGCTGTGGCGTGGCTGGGCTCGATCTCGACCGTGAAAGTGGCCAGATCCACCCGCACCAAGGCGGAATGATCGGCCTCTTTGAGTGCCTTGGTGATGGCGCCGGCACAACGCGAACAACTCATATCGCTGACTTGAAACGCAATCATGGCGAGGCCATCCTTTCAAGGCGCAGCCCAAGCGGGGCCTGGGCTGCTGGCATGTCGACCGGGCATCTCACTGCCCCGAACTAAAACTTAGTCCTTACCGACGCTGGCCTTGGCGTTCGCCACGCAGCTGGCCTTGGCGTCACCGGACTGGGAGTCGCACTTCTCGACACGCACCTTGTAGTCGGCGTCACGCTTGGTTTGCACATCGTCCTTCACGGCCGAGTCGATCTTCTTGCTCAACTTCACATCGGCCAGGATCTTGGCTTCGACTGCCTTGGCTTCTTTGACGCAAACGTCCTTGTCATTGCCGGACCGGTCATCGCATTTTTCTTTGGCGATCGCGTAGTTCGATTCCGCCTTGGCGATGATCACTTTTTTGCTGTCGGCGGCGCTGCCGGTGTGGGCATATTCGCCTTCAGCGAGTGCCACCTTTTCGCGACCCTTCGCTTCCTCAACGCAAATGTCCTTGGCATTGCCGTTCATGGCGCCACAGGCCGCTTTCTCGGACTTGTAGTCCGCGGCAATGCGGGTCTTGTTGGCCTTGTACTCATCGTTGCTGGTCATGGCGGCTTGCGCCACAGGCACGCAGAACAGGGCGGCAAGAAGGATTGAAGCCTTGAGATTGAATTGAGTGTTCATGATGTTCCTTGGTGGTTGATGAAAGAAAGGGAGGAAGAATTTTTTGTGGGTGCGCGATCGGCTTGGGGGCGATCAGTCATCCCAGATCCGCAAGCCGCCCAGCGCCTGGCGCCCCATTTCCGCCTGGACTTGCTCTGCGGCATACCAGCTCAAAATCGCGAGTCCGCATGAGGACGCAAACGCCAGCGCGGTCAGCGCTAAAAGAACGAAGCTCATGGGGGACCTTTTGCGACGGGTGAGCGAGTCCCCAGTGTTGGCTTGCCGGGGCGGCTGGCCTAGCGGACGACTTCGCTTGTCGGGGTAGTCAATGTCCTACGGTCAGCGCCGGGCCATGGCTGCGCGTGACTTCAAGTGCGCGGTTCGCCTTGCCGGTTGACGATGATGGTGCGGCCCGGGGGTGAGCTCATTTGCATGCGGTGCTGGCGGCCCTGAAAGGTGTAGGACACGTCCCAGTACTCAGGCTGGCCTTGTTGTTGGCCCGTGTCGGAGCTGCAGCGCTGCACGTCCTGGGTTCGGCTTGATGGCCCGTCATCCCCCATCCGCGAGCCGAGTGCCGCGCCGGCCACCACACCACCCACGGTCGCCAGGTCTTTGCCGCGGCCGCCGCCCACCTGGTGACCCAGCACGCCGCCAATCAAGGCGCCCACCAGGGCGGCCGGCACATTGGCATTGCTGCTTTGGGAGACTTCTTGCTGCTCAATCCAGCAGCGCTGTTGGGCTTGATGGCCCATCACGGCGCGCACCGAGGTGACCTCGGCCTCATACAGGCGCTCGTTATCGCGGCGGCGCGAGTCATAGCTGGACACCGGCGCGGGGGCATAGCGCTCATCCTCGTATTGGGCATTGGCCGACACCGCGCGCGCCGACGAGATGCGGTCGTTCAGACCCATGGATGAGAAGTTCAGGTAGTTGCCACGGCGCAAGATGACGCAGCGCCCTCCGAAATTCTGCTGATCGCAAACCTCCCAGCGCCCATTGCCGACCACCGCCGAGGAGGCCATGTCGTTGAAGCCATAGCGCTGCAGATTGTTGACCTTGTTCTGCGTTTTGAAGGATCGGCCGGCGAAGCTGTCATGCTCGTAAAGGGTGATCTGGGCGCCGGCCTGGGTGGCCAAGGCGAGGCCCGCTGCAGCGGCCAGTAGTTTCAGCTTTGAACTCATCGAAAGCTCCTGAAGTGAGAGTGGTTCACCGCTAATGTTGAATTTGAGCGGCATCATTGCTACGGTAGGAGCAGTGTTGAAGCCAGCACCCTTTTGCGGAAGCAGACGGGGGCTTGGGAGCGCGTAGTTGCTGTCCTACGCATGGGCCTTGGGCTGCTGCTGTAGGCCAATTCCTACATCAAGCCGGGCAAGTCCAACCTGCGGCATGCGTGGCTTTGCTGGCACACTCGGCCCATCCACCAATGACCCGAGGTCAGCGGGATACGTTTGGGCCTTGCCCAGCCAGCCGCCACCCCCCATGACACCTGAAATCTCGGCCCCTGACCCCATCGAACTTGCGCGGCCCATGGCCAGGCTCAAGACTTACATCGTCGAGGACAGCCCGGTGATCCGTGAGAATTTGATCGCGACCCTGGAAGAGCTCGGTCCGATCGAAGTGGTCGGTACGGCCGAAGATGAGGCCAGCGCGGTGCAGTGGACCCGCCAGAACGCGCAGCGCTTCGACCTGGCCATCGTCGATATCTTCTTGAAGCAGGGCTCAGGCATCGGTGTGTTGACGGCGCTCAGCGCCATACCCGGCCACCACACCATGGTGGTGCTCAGCAACTACGCCACCAGCGATATGCGGCGTAAGTGCCTGGCCTTGGGTGCGGCGCGGGTGTTCGACAAGTCCAATGAAATCGATGATTTGCTGGACTATTGCTGCCGCTTGGCGGTGGGCGACACCGGCCGCGCTGGCTTGGACTGAGATGGGCGCGCGCAGTGCTTGGCGAGTGAGTCCCCGCGCTGCCCGCCCGCCGGCCTTATTGAATCAGGCCGTTCTTCAGGGCGTAGTAGGTCAGGTCGCTATTGGATGCGAGCGACATTTTTTCCATCACCCGGGTGCGGTAGGTGCTGACTGTTTTGACGCTGAGCGACATGCTGTCGGCCATATGGCCAATCGTCTCACCCCGGGCCAGGCGCAAGAAGACCTGCAACTCACGCTCCGACAAGCTTTCATGCGGTGGGCGGTCGCCGCCGCTGGCCAGCCCGTTGGCCAATTGCTCGGCCACACCGGCGCTGATGTATTTGCGCCCGCGCACCACGGTGCGGATGGCGCGAACAATCTCATCCGGGTCGCAGTCCTTGTTCAGATAGCCGCTGGCACCTTGGCGCAGCAAGGTGGTGGCGTAATGGGCCTCGGGGAAGCCACTCAAAATCAAGACCGGCAAGTCCGGCGCGCGCGCCTTGATGGCGGCCAGGGTATCGACGCCGCTCTGGTCGGGCATGGAAATGTCCAGCAAGATCACATCGACCTCACCCTGGCGCACGATCTCCATCGCCGCCCGGCCGGTGGCCGCCTCGGCCACGACTTGGAAATCGATCTGCTCGGCAAAAAACTGCTGCAAGCCGGCGCGAACGATGGCGTGGTCATCAACAATGGCAATACGAATCATGGGTGTGACGGCGCTCCTATGGGCCATGATCCCACGAATTCCCTTTGGGCCGGCTTATGAATCTTTTCACTGTCGCAAGGCGCAGTCCGCTGGTCGTGCCCTTGGCCTGTGTGGCGACGGTGGCCGTTATCTTTCTGAGCGAGAGTTCCTATTTGCAGGCCACAGAGAGCCTGGAGGAATTGACCGTCATGACGAAGATGCGAGCGACCACGCGCATGATGTTGGTCGGCTTGCTCGACGCTGAAACCAGCCAGCGCAACTATTTGCTGACCGCTGATAAAACCTATCTGGAACCCTATGAGCGTGGTCTGGCAGCCAGCCGAGAAGGCATGCAGGCGCTGAACCTGGCTTACGGTGCTGACCCCAGCTTTGTCCCGATCTTGGCCGACACCAAGCAGCAATGGGAGGCCAAGATCGCGCTGCTTGAAGCCGGCGTCCGCTTGACCGAGTCCGGCCAGCACGAGCAGGCCCGGCAATTGGTCAGCAGTGGCGTCGGCAAGACCTTGATGGAGGCCTTCCGTGCCGATGTCAGAAAGCTTTTGGCGCTCGAACTTGATCGCACGGCCCTGGAGCAAGCCGCGCTGGCCAGCACCCTGCTGGTCAACCGCATCGGCCTGGCCGCCCTTTGCGCGGCTTGCTTGCTGGCCTTGTTCTTGTATGTGCGCAAGAGCCTGATTCTGAAACAGCAGCTGCAGGACTCCAGCCGCAGCCTGCAAGACGACCGCGATCAGCTGCAAGACGAGGCCGGCATCAGCAAGCTGATGCTGACCGAGCTGACCCAACACTTGCTGACCGCCCGCGAAGATGAGCGCGGCCGCCTGGCGCGCAATCTGCATGATGAGCTGGGCGCCTTGCTGACCTCGGCCAAGCTGGATGCCGCGCGCATCAAGTCGCGCCTGAACCAGGCGCCGGTGCCCGCGCCTGGCGTGACCGAGGCCTTGGAGCGCTTGGCGCATCTGGTCAGCACCCTCAATGCCAGCATCGCCCTGGGGCGCACCATCATCGAGGATTTGCGGCCCTCCACGTTGAGCAATCTCGGCCTGCTGCCGACCCTGGAGATCTTGGTGCGTGACTTTGCCGAGGCCCAGGGCGTGCAAGCGCATTGCGATTTGCATCCGGTGGCACTGGCCAGCGGCACCGAGATCGTGGTTTACCGCGTGCTGCAAGAGGCGATCACCAATATCTCCAAATACGCGCAGGCGAGTCAGCTCTGGGTGGAGATGAAACAGGCGCAGGGCTGGGTGACGGTGTCGGTGCGTGACGATGGCCTGGGCTTCGATGCCGACGCTACGCCGCGTTCGGCCTATGGCTTGCTCGGTATGCGCGTGCGGGTGGAGGCCGAGGGCGGGCGCCTGACGGTGAGCTCGCAGCCGGGCCAGGGCACTTTGATCCAGCTCTTGCTGCCGGCCCAAGACAGCCCGGCATAAGCCGATTTGCGGCCAAGCTGCCCGCCTCGCGGGCGCTCAGAGCCATCGTCCTACACAGCGGCGCCGGGTCGTCCGACCCTGCTGCAAGCGGGCCGCCTATCGCGGCTGCGCTGTGCTGAGCCCACACTCCTTGCATGCCGCCGCCACTTGGGCAGCGACCTCACCGCCATCAGCCCTTGCCCCGGCTTGACAGGAGATCAGCATGCTTCATTACGCCGTTGTCTTTTTCGTGATCGCCCTGATTGCCGCCGTGTTTGGCTTCGGCGGCATCGCGGCCAGTGCCGTGGGCATCGCCAAGATCTTGTTCGTGATCTTCGCGGTGCTGGCGGTTGCCAGCTTTTTGTTTGGCTTGATTGGCAAGAACTGACTTGCTCAGCTGCCTGTTCGGCTCGCCCCCACAACTCACTAAGGACGCATCATGTTCGGTAGCAATAAGTCTTCATCTAGCCCTGCGCTCAGCAGCCTCGATCACGCCGGTCACCCGGTTGAGCAAGCGGCCCAGGCCGTTCAGGCCACGCAGCAGCTCGCACAAGAGGCCCTCAATGGCCTGAGCGACGGCGTCCAAGAATTGCGCGATCAGGCCGAGCCCATGCTGCACAGAGCGGCCGACCGCGCCAGCCATCTGGCGCACCAAACCGTGGATGCCGTGCGCGACCAATCGCTGCGCCTTCGTGAGCAAGCGCTTCGGGCCGGCACCAACAGCACGAACTACATTCGCGCCGAGCCGCTCAAGTCGGTGCTAATGGCCGCAGCTGCCGGCGCGGCCCTGATGGCCCTGGTCAATATGCTGAACCGCACGCGCAGCTGAAGCTGCACGGCACC is a window of Paucibacter sp. KCTC 42545 DNA encoding:
- a CDS encoding ABC transporter permease, with translation MLFSVFMLALRSVRRNMLRSFLTILGIVIGVSAVITMVTLGNGATQAIEEKITSLGTNLLMVSPGQRIGGGGGGGGVPQFIEADGEAIAAQIGGVAAVAPQGRATATVVANGRNWATTVVGSSNAWFETGNWELASGRLFAPDEQLSGAAVCIIGETVRRELWGGSVGQTGLGQQLRVKHFSCEVIAILAAKGQGSMGDQDDTVLLPLHTLQRRVTGSRKVGVLLVSMQDGSDSAPLKASLRQLLRERRHLAESDDDNFNIFDTQQLAETLSSTMGVLTSLLGAVAAVSLLVGGIGIMNIMLVSVTERTHEIGLRLAVGALESEVLLQFLIEAVVLSALGGVIGIVIATAASYALSGVMGVPYTFDPAINLLSLLFSAVIGVVFGYFPARRAARMDPIEALRHE
- a CDS encoding VIT1/CCC1 transporter family protein, producing the protein MRLPAENHRSARIGWLRAAVLGANDGIVSTASLVLGVAAAGTEPRLILLTSVSGLIAGAMSMAAGEFISVHSQKDTEHADLARERAELAQDPAGEQRELADIYVGRGLSLALADQVAAQLMAHDALAAHGRDELGLSDTTAARPLQAAWASAASFALGAALPIAVVAVTVVAAPAQLSVWVSASSLAFLAGLGALSAQAGGAPIWGGTWRVAFWGAVAMAVTAAAGAIFGAVAGV
- a CDS encoding SagB/ThcOx family dehydrogenase, translated to MNSLTKMALGLIGQLKPLPALEGASTLLHLPAPSLSGGMPLIAALASRQSRREFAPEPLAEQQLSDLLWAAAGINRHELGGRTVPSAMNSQEVLLYVAMPQGLFLYEPLPHHLRLIVASDVRRVTGQQDFVDTAPLDLVFVADHSRLGLVPAAQREAYAYVMAGAMAQNVYLYCASEGLATVIRAWFDRDALSQAMGLQADHQLLLSQTVGGMKAESSA
- a CDS encoding heavy-metal-associated domain-containing protein, translated to MIAFQVSDMSCSRCAGAITKALKEADHSALVRVDLATFTVEIEPSHATARQLSDAIKRAGYSPVAA
- a CDS encoding beta/gamma crystallin-related protein, with amino-acid sequence MSSKLKLLAAAAGLALATQAGAQITLYEHDSFAGRSFKTQNKVNNLQRYGFNDMASSAVVGNGRWEVCDQQNFGGRCVILRRGNYLNFSSMGLNDRISSARAVSANAQYEDERYAPAPVSSYDSRRRDNERLYEAEVTSVRAVMGHQAQQRCWIEQQEVSQSSNANVPAALVGALIGGVLGHQVGGGRGKDLATVGGVVAGAALGSRMGDDGPSSRTQDVQRCSSDTGQQQGQPEYWDVSYTFQGRQHRMQMSSPPGRTIIVNRQGEPRT
- a CDS encoding response regulator produces the protein MTPEISAPDPIELARPMARLKTYIVEDSPVIRENLIATLEELGPIEVVGTAEDEASAVQWTRQNAQRFDLAIVDIFLKQGSGIGVLTALSAIPGHHTMVVLSNYATSDMRRKCLALGAARVFDKSNEIDDLLDYCCRLAVGDTGRAGLD
- a CDS encoding response regulator — encoded protein: MIRIAIVDDHAIVRAGLQQFFAEQIDFQVVAEAATGRAAMEIVRQGEVDVILLDISMPDQSGVDTLAAIKARAPDLPVLILSGFPEAHYATTLLRQGASGYLNKDCDPDEIVRAIRTVVRGRKYISAGVAEQLANGLASGGDRPPHESLSERELQVFLRLARGETIGHMADSMSLSVKTVSTYRTRVMEKMSLASNSDLTYYALKNGLIQ
- a CDS encoding CHASE3 domain-containing protein, with the protein product MNLFTVARRSPLVVPLACVATVAVIFLSESSYLQATESLEELTVMTKMRATTRMMLVGLLDAETSQRNYLLTADKTYLEPYERGLAASREGMQALNLAYGADPSFVPILADTKQQWEAKIALLEAGVRLTESGQHEQARQLVSSGVGKTLMEAFRADVRKLLALELDRTALEQAALASTLLVNRIGLAALCAACLLALFLYVRKSLILKQQLQDSSRSLQDDRDQLQDEAGISKLMLTELTQHLLTAREDERGRLARNLHDELGALLTSAKLDAARIKSRLNQAPVPAPGVTEALERLAHLVSTLNASIALGRTIIEDLRPSTLSNLGLLPTLEILVRDFAEAQGVQAHCDLHPVALASGTEIVVYRVLQEAITNISKYAQASQLWVEMKQAQGWVTVSVRDDGLGFDADATPRSAYGLLGMRVRVEAEGGRLTVSSQPGQGTLIQLLLPAQDSPA
- a CDS encoding DUF1328 domain-containing protein, producing MLHYAVVFFVIALIAAVFGFGGIAASAVGIAKILFVIFAVLAVASFLFGLIGKN